Proteins encoded within one genomic window of Thermovirga sp.:
- a CDS encoding glycine cleavage system aminomethyltransferase GcvT, producing the protein GLIPIGLGARDSLRFEAGLPLYGHEYSEDLGPLEAGFGFFVKVDKPGGFIGQPVLKRQKEEGLRRKIVGLRLENKGVPRSGMDVADASGNRVGKVTSGGYCPSLDANMALCLVKTPAPEEGEHLSVLIREKPKKGTVVKRPFYDRKSGKR; encoded by the coding sequence GGCCTGATCCCCATCGGGCTCGGCGCCCGGGACAGCCTGCGCTTCGAGGCGGGGCTCCCGCTTTACGGTCACGAGTATTCCGAGGACCTGGGGCCCCTGGAGGCCGGCTTCGGTTTCTTCGTCAAGGTGGATAAGCCGGGCGGTTTCATCGGCCAACCGGTGCTGAAGCGCCAGAAGGAAGAAGGACTCCGGCGGAAGATAGTCGGACTGCGGCTCGAGAACAAGGGGGTGCCCCGCTCCGGCATGGACGTGGCCGACGCCTCGGGAAACAGGGTGGGCAAGGTGACCTCTGGGGGATACTGCCCCTCCCTGGACGCCAACATGGCCCTCTGCCTCGTCAAGACCCCGGCGCCGGAGGAAGGGGAACACCTCAGCGTCCTGATCAGGGAAAAACCGAAGAAGGGTACCGTGGTGAAAAGACCCTTCTACGACAGGAAAAGCGGGAAACGGTAG
- the gcvH gene encoding glycine cleavage system protein GcvH, translating into MTKIPQDLRYTKEHEWIRMEGGVGVVGITDYAQHAMGDVVYVEFPDKGRKVKAGEDFVVVESVKGANDVFSPVSGTVLEVNDALEESPELLNEDAYANWLVRLEVADPGELDSLLDHGAYAKLLEELEAESQ; encoded by the coding sequence ATGACCAAAATACCCCAGGATCTCCGGTACACCAAGGAGCATGAATGGATCAGGATGGAAGGCGGCGTCGGCGTCGTGGGGATAACGGACTACGCCCAGCATGCCATGGGTGACGTCGTCTACGTGGAGTTTCCCGACAAGGGCAGGAAGGTCAAGGCCGGGGAGGACTTCGTCGTCGTCGAGTCGGTGAAGGGGGCGAACGACGTGTTCAGCCCCGTCTCGGGGACCGTCCTCGAGGTCAACGACGCCCTCGAGGAGTCGCCGGAACTGCTGAACGAGGACGCCTACGCCAACTGGCTCGTACGCCTCGAGGTCGCCGACCCCGGGGAACTGGACTCCCTTCTCGATCACGGGGCCTACGCCAAACTCCTCGAGGAACTCGAAGCGGAAAGCCAATAG